The nucleotide sequence caataaaaaagtccatactccctaaaaaaaagttactccctccgtttcaaaatgagtgacgttttagtaaaaaaaaattgtattaaatgaatgtcactttcggtttccaatgcaataataacattttcttttcaattgtacccttcaattatgttacactacttccaaagtattattttttctttaatgaaaaaaaaaaccaatagttgattagtataatttggtaaaattactatgacatttgactactttattctATTCTTTAATCTGTGTGCAATTGGTTAAAGTGACACTTATTTTGAAACGAATGAAGTATAAGTTAAGTTAGGATACCaatacaaaaattataatttttgtttaaaaaattgtaaattactCTACAACCAATTAAAATTAGTGACATGTACTTtaacaaataactttttttttttatatataattttatactCTTTTCGTCTCATAATAATGGTTACTTTTACATTTTTTCTATCCCAAATTTATATCAACTTTAGGATACCAATGaaccatttattatttttttcattcatatacttttatttattaaatttcacTTCTTTCACTAATtcactaactataattaatatgaatattttcacaaatgatattaattaattttaccattaaaattaatcaaactaatcaattttttaatactgTGCATAATccaaatgtgacaattaaattGAGAAGAATAAAATATTCGACATAACTATTAAAACATGCCTAATTTTAATTGGTTTTGGATGAATTATCCATAATTTCCCAAAAGCAATCTAACtcaaatcatttcatttttttcacaaacaaaaaataataatcatttcatTTAAGTACTCTTTGGTACACtctcaatattttttaactaatacataaccactttttttttttttagaattctaCATTTGACAGACATAGCTATTGAAATCAcatgtttaatgttttttttttttaagtaattaaatggttagaattcaccatttttaagataaataagtgtccggagttcgaaccctgacctctacatataacaatgcatgttcTTGCAAACTGAGCTATGATCACGAGGACCATGTTTAACTTTAATCGGTTGTAAATCAATATTATCCTCAATTTTCCAAAAGCAACCTAGCTAAATTACTTAATTTTGTAACCCAAAAAAAACCATTTCATTAAAGTGCTCATTGATAGTACACTCAATTTTTTGTTCACTTTGGAAATATTTTGCCTAAAACCATAATTTAGAAACTTTCTTATTTCACTACTACACTAGCCAATTTTGCCGTTTTACAATCAAACGACAAAGCCACATCAACCACCACATacacaaacaaaaacacaaaatcaacacAACGTTTTCACTTGTCCCCCATGCGTTTTCTTTCATCATCACTATGATAGGTCTAAACAAATTCGGCACCACAATCACAATCCTCACCGCCGTTACTCTAACAGCCCTCGCCGTCGAAATCCTCTACGTTCTATTCAAACGCCGTAAACGCCTCCGTCCACGTGTTCAAGCAGAACCTTCTCTTCCACGTTCGTCTTCGACGAACGATGAGCTAGAAGATGAGCTTGAACAGCACATGGCGAAGTATCATTGTCTCTACGGTCCTTCGAGAGTTTTGTTTACTATCAAGGAGGAGGAAAGAGAAGGTGTTGAGAGTGAGAATGGTTCTTCTACGACGGAGTGTAGCAGTGTTGTGACGGTGATGAAAGGTAGGGCGGTGAGGAGCATGCGTTTGAGTGAGAATGTGGTggttggtggtggtgatgaagtTGTTGTGGCGGTTGAAGAGTGGTTGGATGAATCGACGCCGTATTCGACGCCGTGTGCGACGAGTCCTTATTATACACCACAGTCTTCACCTACGCGTGGAAATGGTTGAAGTGAAGTGAAACTAACACCATCAAGAGTGTGTTATTGAATGAAATTAGGTAAATaagatgtattttatttttctcgtACTAATTTAGGTTAGTATTTTCAAGATTGTTTTGTTAGATTTAGATTAGGCAATATAGCTGTAATGTTTGTTAGATTTGTAGTAAATCGGTCTCCTGAGTCTGGGTGGTCATTTAGTTGAGAGTTTTCTCTTCAGCCTCGAGAAACTTGGTTCGAGATCCGACACTTAGATTATAGTGGTGTCTCTGAGCACGGTCAATTATTTGTTTTCATGTCTGTCTCTTTTGCATGTACAAATTCAAAGTGATTCAAAGATTATTGTTGTTACTATTAAATGCGGTTTACCggtttcaattttaattatgtaCTTGTTATTATGATCGTATAGCTacgttttgatttattttaagttaAAGGTGAAGACAGTGAACGGTCACGTTCTTCTTGTTTGCTTTTTTTATACGTCTATTCATTGCACTTTTATTATGAAAAGACTCGTATGCTTGCTTTATCTTTTCTATGTTCTGGTTTTTGCTCAGCTGTTTGTTTGAAGAACAATactcttataaaaaatatcaaagtaatttcaaataattaatttcaaattttgtcaaaaaaataaataaataattaatttcaaatatgcaaaaaatcatatttgattttgttatacttaatttgcatttaatttcattGCTTGATTATTTGTTAAGAAGAAAATGAGAGGGAAAGCAaattaatttgcatttaatttcacTTTGAAAAAATTGAGGTTTGAAGCTCTgcagcagttaactgtcgaagttcCGCGGTCGGTTAACTTTCAAAAGAGTATTTCAGtattttaata is from Medicago truncatula cultivar Jemalong A17 chromosome 1, MtrunA17r5.0-ANR, whole genome shotgun sequence and encodes:
- the LOC25483706 gene encoding uncharacterized protein, with the translated sequence MIGLNKFGTTITILTAVTLTALAVEILYVLFKRRKRLRPRVQAEPSLPRSSSTNDELEDELEQHMAKYHCLYGPSRVLFTIKEEEREGVESENGSSTTECSSVVTVMKGRAVRSMRLSENVVVGGGDEVVVAVEEWLDESTPYSTPCATSPYYTPQSSPTRGNG